One genomic window of Stieleria sp. JC731 includes the following:
- the rlmKL gene encoding bifunctional 23S rRNA (guanine(2069)-N(7))-methyltransferase RlmK/23S rRNA (guanine(2445)-N(2))-methyltransferase RlmL: MNTELELITTCAFGLEAIVRRELQSLGIESEIVGAGRLKFDGDLKTAALANLHLRCADRVSIKVAEFPAADFDALFETTRAIDWAKWLPHDATFPVTGRSIKSTLTSVPAIQRSVKRAIVDSMMDGHGVTSLAETGPTYRIDAAIFDDQASLTIDTSGSSLHRRGYRSETAKSPLRENLAAAMVMLSFWKPGKPLLDPFCGSGTIPIEAAMIGRNIAPGINRTFAMTDWNDMPADLLNDLRSEAIAAQKPALEERLIGSDIDGRILQVARDNAKRAGVADDIHFERKDVRDVSSKRRFGCLICHAPFERGKPESDQDRPSRHQQRDWELEAVYNTLPNVFRRLPTWSHYVFTSYRGFEHLIGKAADRRRKLYNGKIESTLYQFYGPKPIVEERQSDNEVTVLVHADGPAAFGQLGAKADEQASLFASRLRKRARHLRRWPIRRGITCFRLYERDIPEIPLVVDRYEDHLHITEYERPHERDPAQHANWLDLMSKTAAETLEIPVQQVHFKRRDREKNFTQYEKVDQTGRRIEVNEGGLKFWVNLDDYIDTGLFLDHRQTRSMVRDLAKDKWFLNLFAYTGSFTVYAADGGAKRTTTVDLSGPYTQWTRDNLELNGMIDPTETNKHQLLAMDVGKFLDEHPAGEKYDLVVFDPPTYSRSKKTEKDWNVQQDAIPLLQKLLPLVRRGGVIFFSNNFRRFKFDHSELDVSECHEISSQTVPEDFRNRRIHRCWRIVR; encoded by the coding sequence ATGAATACCGAACTAGAACTTATCACCACTTGCGCATTCGGACTCGAAGCGATCGTCCGTCGCGAACTGCAGTCGCTCGGCATCGAAAGCGAAATCGTCGGTGCGGGCCGTCTAAAGTTTGACGGCGATTTGAAAACGGCAGCACTCGCGAATTTGCATCTTCGCTGCGCCGACCGAGTCTCGATCAAGGTCGCTGAATTTCCGGCTGCCGATTTCGACGCACTGTTCGAAACGACTCGAGCGATCGACTGGGCGAAATGGCTTCCCCATGACGCAACATTCCCGGTCACCGGACGATCGATCAAGTCAACTCTCACTAGCGTTCCTGCGATTCAGCGAAGTGTTAAACGCGCCATCGTCGATTCAATGATGGATGGACACGGGGTTACATCGCTTGCCGAAACAGGGCCAACCTACCGGATCGATGCGGCGATTTTTGATGACCAGGCGTCACTAACCATTGATACCTCGGGTTCATCATTGCACCGTCGAGGCTACCGCAGCGAAACCGCAAAGTCACCGCTACGCGAAAACCTGGCTGCCGCGATGGTGATGCTCAGCTTTTGGAAACCGGGAAAGCCACTTCTGGATCCGTTTTGCGGCAGCGGAACGATTCCTATCGAAGCGGCAATGATCGGTCGCAACATCGCCCCTGGCATCAACCGAACGTTTGCGATGACCGACTGGAACGACATGCCCGCTGATCTATTGAACGATCTCCGCAGCGAAGCAATCGCGGCTCAGAAACCGGCGTTGGAAGAACGCTTGATCGGCAGCGATATCGATGGGCGAATCTTGCAGGTTGCTCGTGACAATGCCAAACGCGCAGGGGTTGCCGACGACATTCACTTTGAACGCAAAGACGTCCGTGATGTTTCCTCCAAACGCCGTTTTGGCTGCTTGATCTGCCATGCCCCGTTCGAACGCGGAAAACCGGAATCGGATCAAGACCGTCCGTCACGACACCAACAACGGGACTGGGAACTGGAAGCCGTCTACAACACGCTGCCCAACGTCTTCCGCCGACTGCCCACATGGTCTCATTACGTCTTCACAAGCTATCGCGGATTCGAACATTTGATCGGCAAAGCCGCCGACCGAAGACGCAAGCTCTACAACGGAAAGATCGAAAGCACGCTCTATCAATTCTATGGGCCGAAGCCGATCGTCGAAGAACGTCAATCGGATAACGAAGTCACCGTCCTAGTCCACGCCGACGGGCCTGCCGCCTTCGGACAACTTGGCGCAAAAGCGGACGAGCAAGCCAGTCTCTTCGCTTCGCGTCTACGTAAACGTGCCCGGCACCTTCGCCGCTGGCCGATACGGCGAGGCATTACCTGCTTTCGGCTTTACGAGCGTGACATCCCGGAGATCCCTTTGGTCGTCGATCGTTATGAAGACCACCTGCATATCACCGAATACGAACGACCGCACGAGCGCGACCCAGCGCAGCATGCCAACTGGCTTGACCTGATGTCAAAAACGGCAGCTGAAACACTCGAAATCCCTGTCCAACAGGTTCACTTCAAGCGGCGTGATCGAGAGAAAAACTTTACTCAATACGAAAAGGTCGACCAAACCGGTCGACGCATCGAAGTCAACGAAGGTGGGCTGAAGTTCTGGGTAAACTTGGATGACTACATCGATACGGGATTGTTTTTAGATCACCGCCAGACCCGATCAATGGTGCGTGACCTAGCGAAAGACAAATGGTTTTTGAACCTCTTTGCCTACACCGGTTCATTCACCGTGTATGCCGCCGACGGAGGCGCCAAAAGGACAACCACCGTTGACCTTTCTGGTCCCTACACGCAGTGGACGCGAGACAACCTTGAACTCAATGGGATGATCGACCCTACTGAAACTAACAAACATCAACTCTTGGCGATGGATGTCGGAAAGTTTCTCGATGAACATCCCGCCGGTGAAAAGTACGATTTGGTCGTCTTTGATCCTCCGACTTATTCCCGTAGCAAGAAAACGGAAAAGGACTGGAACGTTCAACAAGATGCGATCCCACTGCTGCAAAAGTTACTGCCGCTGGTGCGTCGTGGTGGTGTGATCTTTTTCTCCAACAACTTCCGCCGATTCAAGTTCGATCACAGCGAATTAGATGTCAGTGAGTGCCACGAGATCTCATCGCAAACCGTTCCTGAAGACTTTCGCAATCGCCGAATCCATCGCTGCTGGCGGATTGTACGATGA
- a CDS encoding DUF3311 domain-containing protein: MSSHSSRGPWIIAALVVLLLILHQDNWFWESETLVFGFMPIGLFWHACLSIAASLTWALATVIAWPLDEDSSVPAAEATPATTEEEA, from the coding sequence ATGTCAAGTCATTCTTCACGCGGCCCCTGGATTATCGCAGCACTGGTGGTGCTGTTGCTAATCCTGCATCAAGACAATTGGTTTTGGGAAAGCGAAACATTGGTGTTCGGGTTTATGCCGATCGGATTGTTCTGGCACGCTTGCCTATCAATCGCGGCCAGTTTGACTTGGGCTTTGGCCACCGTGATCGCATGGCCTCTCGATGAGGATTCTTCGGTTCCAGCTGCAGAAGCGACACCGGCAACGACCGAGGAGGAAGCGTAA
- a CDS encoding sodium:solute symporter family protein, translating into MFQALDHPGLPQLIIIVIYLALLLMLGLSSGRLFKGTKEDYQVASHSIGPFLLLMSLFGTTMTAFALVGSSGEAFKEGIGVYGMLASSSGIIHSLCFFTIGVRVWKYARRHKYTTQIEFFRDRLDNDFIGLLLFPILVGLVIPYLLIGVISSGSVVQSLTAGLAPSLFPALNPAGEPIMALHGGVPPWIGSLVICVVVLVYVFFGGMRGTTWANTLQTIVFMILGVVTFYVIANQLGKQDSLMANLKVLAESVPTEKLTRIEMSKTKFLTYLLIPLSVGMFPHLFQHWMTAKSANTFKLPVICHPLFIMIVWVPCVLVGIWATGELIPPKPPLPSNPNTVLPFLVKTQTGKVLGGLLAAGILAAIMSSLDSQFLCLGTIFTNDVLTHYKGKENVSDSQQVLYTRLFIIGIVAVTYVLGLLDPKSVFAMGVWCFSGFSALFPIVFAALYWRGLSAAGAISGIFAAIASWGYMFYQALQQDALRTYVLKLPLGGEEYELMPVVAMLASSLIVMVGVSLVTPKPSDDTLKKFFA; encoded by the coding sequence ATGTTTCAAGCACTCGATCACCCGGGGCTTCCACAGCTCATCATTATAGTCATCTATCTTGCCCTGTTGTTGATGCTGGGGCTGTCGTCCGGACGGCTTTTTAAGGGCACCAAGGAAGATTACCAGGTTGCCAGTCACTCGATCGGGCCGTTCTTGCTTTTAATGAGCCTGTTCGGAACGACGATGACCGCTTTCGCGCTAGTCGGAAGTAGTGGTGAGGCGTTCAAAGAAGGCATCGGTGTCTACGGCATGTTGGCCAGTAGCAGCGGTATCATTCACTCGCTGTGCTTCTTCACCATTGGGGTGCGTGTCTGGAAATATGCTCGCCGCCATAAATACACCACGCAGATCGAATTCTTTCGAGACCGCTTGGACAACGACTTTATCGGGCTGTTGCTGTTCCCGATCTTGGTCGGACTGGTGATCCCGTATTTGCTGATTGGCGTCATCAGCAGCGGCTCGGTTGTGCAATCATTGACGGCCGGCTTGGCACCGAGTCTTTTTCCGGCTCTGAATCCTGCCGGTGAACCGATCATGGCGCTGCACGGCGGCGTGCCCCCTTGGATCGGTTCATTGGTGATTTGTGTTGTGGTTTTGGTCTACGTCTTCTTTGGCGGGATGCGTGGAACCACGTGGGCGAATACCTTGCAAACGATCGTTTTTATGATCCTTGGTGTGGTCACGTTCTATGTCATCGCCAATCAGCTCGGCAAGCAAGACAGCTTGATGGCGAACTTGAAGGTGCTTGCCGAATCGGTCCCAACGGAAAAGCTAACCCGGATCGAAATGAGCAAGACGAAGTTCTTAACTTACCTGCTGATTCCGCTATCGGTCGGGATGTTTCCACACCTATTCCAGCACTGGATGACGGCCAAGAGTGCGAACACATTTAAACTGCCCGTGATTTGCCACCCATTGTTCATCATGATCGTGTGGGTGCCGTGCGTTTTGGTTGGTATTTGGGCAACGGGTGAATTGATCCCACCGAAGCCTCCGTTGCCGAGTAACCCTAATACGGTATTGCCGTTCCTTGTCAAAACTCAAACGGGCAAGGTGCTCGGCGGACTGCTCGCCGCAGGGATTTTGGCCGCGATTATGAGTAGCCTTGATAGCCAGTTTCTCTGCCTGGGGACAATCTTTACCAATGATGTGCTCACGCACTACAAGGGCAAGGAGAACGTGTCGGACTCGCAGCAAGTGCTTTACACACGTTTGTTCATTATCGGAATCGTGGCCGTGACTTATGTGTTGGGCCTGTTGGATCCGAAAAGCGTGTTTGCGATGGGTGTCTGGTGTTTCAGCGGATTCAGCGCGCTGTTTCCGATTGTCTTTGCAGCCCTGTATTGGCGTGGGCTTTCCGCCGCTGGTGCCATCAGCGGTATTTTTGCTGCGATCGCCAGCTGGGGATACATGTTCTATCAGGCACTGCAACAAGACGCTTTGCGGACTTATGTGCTGAAGTTGCCGCTCGGTGGCGAGGAGTACGAACTGATGCCGGTCGTCGCCATGTTGGCTAGCTCGTTGATCGTGATGGTCGGCGTTTCGCTCGTCACACCCAAACCGAGCGACGATACGCTCAAAAAGTTCTTCGCCTAA
- a CDS encoding porin, with amino-acid sequence MKSGRITNFPSCALTGEGITVANVFSSRLRYIASAMALLLGVVAMNVTECQGVETTWQQTPLPGSPTFDISSPDSNDEDERLDNEARLSLIESRLAELSRQLDSETPVFDNGLSSQLVSSKLVCDAACEGNTDTALTGTTHHVVYDKGFILRPLCPQQNPFELKFEFHNQFRYTGFESRYDSVTLDSGQQLQTPDRNDFNINRGRLVFSGYAFDPQLQYYVNIDYSTVAADNIEPLLAWISFDHGQAMKLYLGLGKVPGSWEWQQTSRYTLGIDRSLATTFFRPSISAGIWASGEPADGIHYTAFVGDGFNTLTLRPNQLDTQLVYSAITWWEPLGDFGVGFSDLQSHDSPVVRLGHALTTTTNESSPDSTPGVEGTVIRLSNGQRLTDLNALAPATRVSEFDLWLYSAHMGIKHRGMSLSGEYFVRHLRNIQADTGANFGSIVDVGFFAQASAFLVPKKLEAFTRGSLVDGDFGSGDEISFGCNWYLFGSRSARATAEVTSLNDSPAQQSRTGYIAGGSGTLLRMQLWTMF; translated from the coding sequence ATGAAATCCGGCAGAATCACTAATTTTCCGTCCTGTGCTTTGACAGGTGAAGGAATCACAGTTGCCAACGTATTCTCTTCACGACTGCGATACATCGCCAGCGCAATGGCATTGCTACTTGGCGTCGTCGCTATGAACGTGACTGAATGCCAGGGAGTTGAAACGACTTGGCAACAGACGCCGCTACCCGGCAGCCCGACTTTCGATATCAGTTCACCTGATTCGAATGACGAAGACGAACGACTCGATAACGAAGCACGCCTTAGTTTGATCGAAAGTCGACTTGCGGAATTGTCGCGACAATTGGATTCGGAGACTCCCGTATTCGACAACGGCTTGTCATCACAACTTGTCTCATCAAAGTTGGTCTGTGATGCAGCTTGCGAAGGCAACACAGATACTGCGTTGACCGGCACGACACACCATGTGGTGTACGACAAAGGCTTCATCCTTCGTCCGTTATGTCCTCAACAAAACCCCTTCGAATTAAAATTCGAATTCCACAATCAATTCCGTTACACCGGATTTGAATCGCGCTACGATTCGGTCACTTTGGATTCAGGTCAACAGCTACAGACGCCAGATCGCAACGATTTCAACATCAACCGCGGACGACTCGTCTTTTCCGGGTATGCGTTCGATCCACAGCTACAGTACTACGTCAACATCGATTACAGCACGGTTGCGGCAGACAACATCGAACCACTGCTGGCATGGATTTCATTCGACCACGGTCAAGCGATGAAGCTTTACCTAGGGCTCGGCAAAGTCCCTGGTAGCTGGGAGTGGCAACAGACCTCGCGATACACCCTTGGTATCGATCGATCTCTGGCGACGACATTTTTTCGTCCATCGATCAGTGCCGGAATCTGGGCCAGCGGAGAGCCGGCCGATGGGATTCACTACACCGCGTTTGTTGGCGATGGTTTTAATACGTTGACGCTGCGTCCAAATCAGCTTGACACCCAACTGGTCTACTCGGCGATTACTTGGTGGGAACCCTTGGGTGACTTTGGCGTCGGATTCTCCGATCTCCAATCGCATGATTCACCAGTCGTCCGCCTCGGCCACGCATTGACAACAACGACGAACGAGAGCAGCCCGGATTCGACCCCCGGCGTGGAAGGCACCGTGATTCGCCTGAGCAATGGCCAACGACTGACAGACCTAAACGCCCTTGCCCCGGCGACCCGTGTCAGCGAATTTGATCTTTGGCTTTATAGCGCCCACATGGGAATCAAACATCGCGGGATGAGCCTAAGTGGCGAATACTTTGTCCGGCATCTACGAAACATTCAGGCGGATACCGGCGCAAATTTCGGATCGATTGTCGACGTCGGATTCTTTGCCCAAGCGAGTGCATTCTTGGTACCCAAAAAGCTTGAAGCCTTTACGCGTGGTTCCCTGGTCGACGGAGATTTCGGTTCGGGTGATGAAATCTCGTTCGGCTGCAATTGGTATCTCTTTGGAAGCCGGTCAGCTCGCGCGACTGCCGAAGTAACGTCACTGAACGACTCACCAGCACAGCAGTCGCGGACAGGATATATCGCAGGCGGCAGTGGCACGTTGCTTCGCATGCAATTGTGGACGATGTTTTAG
- a CDS encoding TolC family protein, with protein sequence MKTFFPSRQQAKACFTIAAIGLLIVSGCSRAFYRRQADTDVYQIYAEKRCEEAYTIPPLPGIEVDPRSRFFDPSPDDCPALPIPEPSLYGYELPFLATGNPYVQPSAMSADQGMINSDAPNDIPDGSNLEELIPPDGESMEELHPPVETPDELNGPETDLASYLIPELPSDPEIEAKVDQIRKITEAATQVRLAELVQEFAANEGSSDAQDSASPSSENSNLGLQDRIPSDEDDGNLRIVPIPGEFWNKLPDSCLRRMMEFDSVRQEFQRTYKSESDERIDAFRSDAPRLTLPMITELSTFNTRALQTQKETLYRFALALSAERYEYLLRPTRRGNGTGSNFQYQRISSTSQSGLTVPTQAAVSRTTATAGQFLSSFANDVVLTFNGPQGFSANIASELLINFQQTIFQRDIVFEDLTRAERNVIYAARDYIRFQRSLFVDLAERYYQLLLTYRQIEISSLDYFSNLRAFLQGRAEYLQAGRIPRVQVDQFEQNALSSSSSLVRSCNNLETSLDRLKLDIGLPPEMALNLNLEELENLTASDSLTVTRELVSRTRRSLLDAEGAQISDRNAAVNAAIVLISRLEETLQARREIEGSDETTPAENKTPLLTAKLRLLEARLQSDALEQDREQLLRTDTAPATAFYRTVDLVDSLLLQVQRAMDFDYLVTGANPRYQIADEKIQTNYDKLDDLVLQWKTAEKDQNFDEFDNLVDSVNTLLRETQTLASEFVDPLVPRDADAFDTLIEDTISESISLVDQVETSDLGGLDPVDIETDDAMLLALYQRLDLANQRGDLADARRQIKLAADNLRSILDLNVSHRLFTNRNIVNSFESSADGSNTRLSFSLDTPLNRRLERNAYRLALIDYNRTRRALIEQEDNIKFSIREDLRQLRLRRNQYEISVARAALAYERVVSTRLQLQLSVGNVVARDFLEAQQAFTSALNSVASDHISFILDRITLFLDSESIRLNEYGYWDETTDDRVILPAIPDFYDANPNPYGRLPACLKYSDEIRQNH encoded by the coding sequence GTGAAAACTTTCTTTCCCAGTCGCCAACAAGCAAAAGCGTGTTTCACGATCGCAGCTATCGGGCTGCTGATTGTTTCGGGGTGCTCGCGCGCGTTTTATCGCCGCCAAGCCGACACCGATGTTTACCAGATCTACGCAGAAAAACGCTGCGAAGAAGCGTATACGATTCCGCCGCTGCCGGGCATCGAAGTTGACCCTCGATCACGCTTCTTCGATCCGTCGCCCGATGACTGCCCTGCCCTACCGATTCCGGAACCAAGTCTGTACGGCTACGAACTCCCGTTCTTGGCGACCGGAAATCCATACGTCCAGCCATCGGCAATGAGCGCCGACCAAGGCATGATCAATTCGGATGCCCCGAATGATATCCCCGATGGCAGCAATCTTGAAGAATTGATCCCACCGGACGGTGAATCGATGGAGGAGCTGCATCCACCGGTTGAGACTCCCGACGAGCTGAACGGTCCCGAAACCGATCTTGCGTCTTACTTGATCCCGGAGCTTCCTTCTGACCCCGAAATCGAAGCCAAGGTTGATCAAATCAGAAAGATCACCGAAGCAGCGACCCAAGTGCGGCTAGCTGAATTGGTTCAAGAGTTCGCTGCGAACGAAGGCAGCAGCGATGCGCAAGACAGTGCTTCCCCAAGCAGTGAAAACAGCAATCTAGGTCTTCAAGACCGCATCCCCAGCGACGAAGACGACGGTAACTTACGAATCGTTCCGATCCCGGGCGAATTCTGGAACAAGCTGCCCGATTCATGCCTGCGACGAATGATGGAATTTGATTCGGTCCGTCAAGAATTTCAGCGAACTTACAAATCTGAATCCGACGAACGAATCGATGCGTTTCGTAGCGATGCTCCGCGATTGACATTGCCCATGATCACGGAACTGTCAACGTTCAATACACGAGCGTTGCAAACGCAAAAAGAAACGCTCTACCGTTTTGCGCTCGCCCTGAGCGCAGAACGCTATGAATACCTTCTGCGTCCGACGCGCCGTGGAAACGGAACGGGTTCAAATTTCCAATACCAGCGGATCAGCAGCACCAGCCAATCGGGACTGACCGTTCCGACACAAGCTGCCGTTTCAAGAACGACCGCCACGGCAGGACAGTTTCTGTCATCCTTTGCCAATGACGTCGTACTAACCTTCAACGGGCCACAGGGTTTTTCTGCGAATATCGCATCCGAGCTGTTGATCAATTTTCAGCAAACGATCTTCCAGCGTGACATCGTTTTCGAAGACTTAACGCGAGCTGAACGAAATGTGATCTACGCGGCGCGTGACTACATCCGATTCCAACGGTCGTTGTTTGTTGACTTAGCCGAACGCTACTACCAACTGCTACTAACGTATCGCCAAATCGAAATTAGCTCGCTGGACTACTTCAGTAACTTGCGAGCGTTTCTGCAAGGACGAGCCGAATACCTTCAGGCTGGGCGAATCCCCCGTGTTCAAGTCGACCAGTTCGAACAGAACGCCCTGAGCAGCAGCAGCTCTCTGGTACGTTCATGCAACAACTTGGAAACGTCGCTAGACCGATTGAAGCTGGATATCGGACTGCCTCCGGAAATGGCTCTTAACTTGAACCTTGAAGAGCTTGAGAACCTAACCGCCAGCGATTCGCTAACCGTTACACGTGAGCTGGTTTCACGAACACGTCGCTCGTTACTGGACGCCGAAGGTGCGCAGATCTCTGACCGCAATGCGGCTGTCAATGCCGCGATCGTGCTGATCAGCCGCCTTGAGGAAACGCTTCAGGCTCGCCGCGAAATCGAAGGTTCCGACGAGACAACACCAGCGGAAAACAAGACGCCGCTTCTAACGGCCAAACTGCGATTGCTGGAAGCGCGGCTTCAATCCGACGCACTCGAACAAGACCGCGAACAGTTGCTGCGGACGGATACCGCACCAGCAACCGCGTTCTATCGCACTGTTGATTTGGTTGATTCACTGCTCTTGCAGGTCCAACGTGCTATGGACTTCGACTATCTGGTGACTGGGGCAAACCCACGCTACCAAATCGCTGACGAAAAGATCCAAACAAACTACGACAAGCTTGACGACTTGGTGCTTCAGTGGAAGACAGCCGAGAAGGATCAAAACTTTGACGAATTCGACAACCTTGTTGATTCCGTCAATACGCTGCTGAGAGAAACGCAGACACTTGCCAGCGAATTCGTTGATCCGCTTGTCCCACGCGATGCAGACGCTTTCGACACTTTGATCGAAGACACCATTAGTGAATCAATCTCACTTGTCGATCAAGTTGAAACCAGTGATCTTGGAGGCCTCGATCCCGTTGATATCGAAACGGATGACGCGATGCTATTGGCGTTGTACCAACGACTGGATCTCGCGAATCAACGTGGCGATTTGGCTGATGCTAGGCGTCAGATCAAATTGGCTGCCGACAACCTGCGCTCGATCCTTGACCTGAACGTCTCGCATCGACTATTCACCAACCGAAACATCGTGAACAGTTTCGAATCGAGTGCAGACGGTTCCAACACCCGTCTGAGTTTTTCGCTGGATACTCCACTGAATCGCCGGTTGGAACGAAACGCGTACCGACTTGCCTTGATCGACTACAACCGAACACGTCGGGCGTTAATCGAACAAGAAGACAATATTAAATTCAGCATCCGTGAAGACCTTCGACAGCTACGACTGCGTCGCAATCAATACGAAATTTCGGTCGCACGAGCAGCATTGGCGTACGAACGAGTTGTCAGCACGCGGCTACAACTGCAACTTTCGGTAGGCAATGTGGTCGCACGTGACTTCCTCGAAGCACAACAGGCCTTCACGTCGGCGTTGAACTCTGTCGCATCCGATCATATCTCGTTCATCTTGGACCGAATTACCCTGTTCCTGGACAGTGAATCGATTCGCCTGAACGAATACGGATACTGGGATGAAACAACCGACGATCGGGTCATCCTGCCGGCGATCCCTGATTTCTACGACGCGAACCCAAATCCCTACGGTCGCCTTCCGGCCTGCCTGAAGTACAGCGATGAAATCCGGCAGAATCACTAA
- a CDS encoding alpha/beta hydrolase, producing MTKVSAEQFTVKRESDVEFEKVAPEFQGHAGLCDVYLPRQTNAEAAQSENHNAKSHPVVLVVHGGGWMTGDKWTMYRHANELAKCGIAAVSINYRLAPKSKFPDQVDDVRTALVWIAEHAKEHHFDLNRVGLYGYSAGGHLVSLVATLADESWERVRHTTNWEEKDPRWQKLPKIQAVCAGGPPTDFRNMPPDSQALSYFLGGSRNEKPETYIAASPICFASSADPCFKIIHGEEDVLVALSNATDFHQALIDAKVDCSLQTMPGKGHLMAFFSPTLTDGLVRFFTHQFEIENESGTSVAPAKIDG from the coding sequence ATGACGAAAGTTTCCGCCGAACAGTTCACGGTGAAACGGGAATCTGACGTGGAATTCGAAAAGGTCGCGCCGGAGTTCCAAGGTCACGCAGGTCTATGCGACGTCTATCTACCAAGGCAGACAAACGCCGAGGCCGCCCAATCGGAAAATCACAATGCGAAGTCCCACCCCGTCGTGCTGGTCGTCCATGGGGGCGGTTGGATGACGGGCGATAAATGGACGATGTACCGCCACGCGAACGAGTTGGCCAAATGCGGGATCGCGGCGGTATCAATCAACTATCGGCTGGCCCCAAAATCCAAATTTCCAGATCAGGTCGATGATGTCCGCACGGCGTTGGTTTGGATCGCCGAACATGCAAAAGAACATCACTTCGATTTGAATCGCGTCGGTCTCTATGGTTATTCCGCCGGCGGTCACTTGGTTTCGCTTGTCGCAACCCTGGCCGACGAATCCTGGGAACGTGTTCGTCACACAACAAACTGGGAAGAGAAGGATCCTCGTTGGCAAAAGCTGCCCAAAATTCAGGCCGTGTGCGCGGGTGGTCCGCCGACCGATTTCCGAAACATGCCACCAGACAGCCAAGCACTGTCCTATTTCCTGGGTGGATCGCGCAATGAGAAACCTGAAACCTACATTGCTGCCTCGCCCATTTGCTTTGCATCCTCAGCCGACCCGTGTTTCAAGATCATTCACGGCGAAGAAGATGTCTTGGTGGCTCTATCAAATGCCACCGACTTTCATCAAGCATTGATCGACGCCAAAGTGGACTGCTCATTGCAAACGATGCCCGGCAAAGGTCACTTGATGGCATTTTTCAGTCCAACTTTGACCGACGGTCTCGTTCGATTCTTCACCCATCAATTCGAAATCGAAAACGAATCGGGTACCTCAGTCGCGCCGGCAAAGATTGACGGCTAG
- the ribA gene encoding GTP cyclohydrolase II: MMPENESLSIDPLTEDGGDDLCLNSIPEAVEAIRRGEVVIVVDAEDRENEGDFVCAAEKATPEVVNFMLSGRGQLCVPILPEVGKKLELTPVVSDNNAPLRTAFVTPIDIATARTGITAAERSETIIRIADPDCQVDDFVRPGHVYPLIAKKGGVLRRAGHTEASVDLARMAGLQPAGVLCEILNEEGDRASRDELIEIAQKHSLKIVSIEQLIAHRRVSEKLVSRAAHSQLPTRYGKFDIIVYSVDFEAQEPIALVLGDLTHDEEGQQPPLVRMHSSCFTGDLISSLRCDCGDQLHMALEMIAAEGRGALVYLPQEGRGIGLAEKIKAYALQDQGMDTVEANHALGFKADMRDYGVGLQILKDLGISEVRLLTNNPKKQQAFNLRGFDLKLVDQVPIVPPVNEHNKHYLETKRQKMGHKLPDLG, from the coding sequence ATGATGCCAGAAAACGAATCGCTGTCGATTGATCCGCTGACCGAAGATGGCGGTGATGACCTGTGCCTAAATTCGATTCCCGAAGCCGTCGAGGCAATTCGGCGTGGCGAAGTCGTCATCGTCGTGGATGCCGAAGATCGCGAAAACGAAGGTGACTTTGTCTGCGCGGCTGAAAAGGCGACTCCCGAAGTTGTCAATTTCATGCTCAGCGGTCGCGGCCAGCTGTGCGTGCCGATTTTGCCTGAAGTCGGCAAAAAGCTTGAACTCACGCCCGTCGTGTCGGACAACAATGCCCCCCTGCGGACAGCGTTTGTTACCCCGATCGATATCGCGACTGCAAGAACAGGTATCACCGCGGCCGAGCGTAGCGAAACGATCATCCGAATCGCGGATCCAGATTGCCAGGTCGACGACTTTGTACGGCCTGGGCACGTCTATCCATTGATTGCAAAAAAGGGTGGTGTTCTGCGGCGTGCCGGTCACACCGAAGCTTCGGTCGATTTGGCTCGCATGGCTGGGCTACAGCCTGCCGGTGTGCTTTGCGAAATCCTGAATGAAGAAGGCGATCGCGCCAGTCGAGATGAATTGATTGAGATCGCCCAAAAGCACTCGCTCAAGATTGTCAGTATCGAACAGTTGATCGCGCATCGTCGCGTCAGCGAAAAGCTCGTTAGCCGAGCGGCGCATTCACAGTTGCCAACGAGGTATGGCAAGTTCGATATCATCGTTTACTCAGTCGATTTCGAAGCACAGGAACCAATCGCACTTGTTCTTGGTGACCTGACGCACGACGAAGAGGGGCAGCAGCCGCCACTGGTCCGAATGCACAGCAGCTGCTTCACCGGTGATTTGATTTCTTCATTGCGTTGTGATTGTGGCGATCAGCTTCACATGGCTTTGGAGATGATCGCGGCCGAAGGTCGAGGCGCGTTGGTCTATCTGCCGCAGGAAGGCCGTGGCATCGGTTTGGCCGAAAAGATCAAGGCCTACGCGTTGCAAGATCAAGGCATGGATACGGTGGAAGCGAACCATGCGTTGGGCTTCAAAGCCGACATGCGCGATTACGGCGTTGGGCTACAGATCCTAAAAGACCTTGGTATCAGCGAAGTTCGTTTGCTGACCAATAATCCTAAGAAGCAGCAAGCATTCAACCTTCGTGGTTTCGATCTAAAGCTCGTCGATCAGGTGCCGATCGTTCCGCCGGTCAACGAGCACAATAAGCACTACTTGGAAACCAAGCGACAGAAGATGGGCCACAAGTTGCCCGATCTTGGCTAA